One genomic segment of Natrononativus amylolyticus includes these proteins:
- a CDS encoding ribose 1,5-bisphosphate isomerase — protein MTDDQPAITPDVRATATDIAEMEVRGAATIASAAAGALATQATESEAETPAAFRAELRAAAAELYETRPTAVSLPNALRYVLRGMDGETVAALRSSTIAQAERFQRDLEQAQETLGEVGANRLRDGDVVMTHCHSTDALSCVEAALADGKHIEAIVKETRPRKQGHITAEQLREMGVPVTLVVDNAARRYLDEANHVLVGADSIAADGSVINKIGTSGLAVNARERGVPVMVAAQTIKLHPDTMTGHTVEIEMRDEREVLSESERAEIAAGDPDDALVVENPAFDVTPPRHVDAIVTERGQYPPESIVMLMRELFGETTAEPWER, from the coding sequence ATGACCGACGACCAGCCCGCGATCACACCCGACGTTCGGGCGACGGCGACGGACATCGCCGAGATGGAGGTTCGCGGTGCGGCGACGATCGCGAGCGCGGCCGCCGGGGCGCTCGCGACCCAGGCGACCGAGAGCGAGGCCGAGACGCCCGCGGCGTTCCGGGCGGAGCTTCGCGCGGCCGCCGCGGAGCTGTACGAAACCCGGCCGACGGCGGTGAGCTTGCCAAACGCGCTCCGGTACGTTCTGCGCGGAATGGACGGGGAGACCGTCGCCGCCCTGCGGTCGTCGACGATCGCGCAGGCCGAGCGGTTCCAGCGGGATCTGGAGCAGGCCCAGGAAACCCTCGGCGAGGTCGGCGCGAATCGCCTCCGCGACGGCGACGTGGTGATGACTCACTGTCACTCGACGGACGCCCTCTCTTGCGTCGAGGCCGCCCTCGCAGACGGCAAACACATCGAGGCGATCGTCAAGGAGACCCGGCCGCGAAAGCAGGGCCACATCACGGCCGAACAGCTCCGCGAGATGGGCGTCCCGGTCACCCTCGTCGTCGACAACGCCGCCCGGCGCTACCTGGACGAGGCGAACCACGTCCTCGTCGGCGCAGACAGCATCGCGGCCGACGGCAGCGTCATCAACAAGATCGGCACCAGCGGGCTCGCCGTCAACGCCCGCGAGCGCGGCGTGCCGGTGATGGTCGCCGCCCAGACGATCAAGCTCCACCCCGACACGATGACCGGCCACACCGTCGAGATCGAGATGCGCGACGAGCGGGAGGTACTCTCCGAGAGCGAGCGCGCCGAGATCGCCGCCGGCGACCCCGACGACGCGCTCGTCGTCGAGAACCCCGCATTCGACGTCACGCCGCCCCGACACGTCGACGCGATCGTCACCGAGCGGGGACAGTACCCCCCGGAGAGCATCGTGATGCTCATGCGCGAACTGTTCGGGGAGACGACGGCCGAGCCCTGGGAGCGCTGA
- a CDS encoding DUF63 family protein, protein MVLPDGFLLPPWYVLVPLVLVLIGVVALLWVLEPPVTDRTVIAFAPWMMLGSALHVLYRLEAYPSHLAELFGSPTVYLTTAVVAGIVWILACFLYAAGLQRSIERVVGIVGTGFFSVFAMFTLFIGWELGSFTPFWPVISVVVAGILTALVWIALGLWATEVAAVTGLTGALVVFGQALDGVSTGIGYDLLGAAEEVPASRMILEAAEALPTYEYVGAGWLFALLKVALAVFVVWLFTDFVREEPRRARVVLALVAAVGLGPGTHNVLLFTVT, encoded by the coding sequence ATGGTGTTACCTGATGGGTTCCTCCTCCCGCCGTGGTACGTGCTCGTACCGCTGGTGCTCGTACTGATCGGGGTCGTGGCGCTGCTGTGGGTGCTCGAGCCGCCGGTGACCGACCGAACCGTCATCGCCTTCGCCCCCTGGATGATGCTCGGCTCGGCGTTACACGTCCTCTACCGCCTCGAGGCCTATCCCTCGCACCTCGCGGAGCTGTTCGGCTCCCCGACGGTGTACCTGACGACGGCGGTCGTCGCGGGGATCGTCTGGATCCTCGCCTGTTTTCTCTACGCCGCGGGGCTCCAGCGCTCGATCGAGCGCGTCGTGGGGATCGTCGGCACCGGCTTTTTCTCCGTGTTCGCGATGTTTACGCTGTTTATCGGCTGGGAGCTGGGTTCGTTCACGCCGTTCTGGCCGGTGATCTCGGTCGTCGTCGCCGGGATCCTCACCGCGCTGGTCTGGATCGCACTCGGTCTCTGGGCGACCGAGGTCGCCGCCGTCACCGGCCTCACAGGCGCGCTCGTCGTCTTCGGACAGGCGCTCGACGGCGTCTCGACGGGGATCGGCTACGACCTCCTCGGCGCCGCCGAGGAGGTGCCGGCCTCCCGGATGATCCTCGAGGCCGCCGAGGCGCTCCCGACCTACGAGTACGTCGGCGCCGGCTGGCTGTTCGCCCTCCTCAAGGTCGCCCTCGCCGTGTTCGTCGTCTGGCTGTTCACCGACTTCGTGCGCGAGGAGCCCCGACGGGCCCGCGTAGTGCTCGCGCTGGTCGCCGCCGTCGGCCTCGGCCCCGGCACCCACAACGTCCTCCTGTTCACCGTAACGTAG
- a CDS encoding carbohydrate kinase family protein, with protein MVTVLTAGHVNWDVTLRVDRLPEPDGEASIRSQRQSGGGSAANVAVALAGLSRDTGLIGSVGDDDNGLLARRELEAAGVSLEGLRVVENADTAVKYLLVDDDGEVSVLGNDGVNEAVEPHHVDGDRIRSADHVHLTSQRPDTAAEIARTASDAGVTVSFDPGRRLGERDYGEALACADVIFANSLEVEAMLEEEYADSDFSNRIVVIKHGGDGAEIHTPDGSYSHPGFDVEAVDTTGAGDAFAAGFIATTLRTDDLERALEYANACGALAAARKGARSAPSTARVREFLETQC; from the coding sequence ATGGTTACCGTGCTCACCGCGGGACACGTCAACTGGGACGTGACCCTCCGCGTCGACAGGTTGCCCGAGCCCGATGGGGAAGCGTCGATCCGCTCACAGCGCCAGTCCGGCGGCGGGAGCGCCGCCAACGTCGCCGTCGCCCTCGCCGGTCTCTCCCGTGACACCGGCCTGATCGGGAGCGTCGGCGACGACGACAACGGCCTGCTTGCCAGGCGCGAACTCGAGGCCGCGGGCGTCTCCCTCGAGGGGCTCCGGGTGGTCGAGAACGCCGACACCGCGGTCAAGTACCTGCTCGTCGACGACGACGGCGAGGTGTCGGTACTCGGCAACGACGGCGTCAACGAGGCGGTCGAGCCCCACCACGTCGACGGCGACCGGATCCGGTCGGCCGACCACGTCCACCTGACAAGCCAGCGCCCCGACACCGCGGCCGAAATCGCCCGCACCGCCAGCGACGCGGGCGTCACCGTCAGCTTCGACCCGGGTCGCCGGCTGGGCGAGCGCGACTACGGCGAGGCGCTCGCGTGCGCCGACGTGATCTTCGCGAACAGCCTCGAGGTCGAGGCGATGCTCGAGGAGGAGTACGCCGACTCCGACTTCAGCAACCGGATCGTCGTGATCAAACACGGCGGCGACGGTGCGGAGATCCACACGCCCGACGGCTCGTACAGCCACCCCGGCTTCGACGTCGAGGCCGTCGACACGACGGGCGCCGGCGACGCCTTTGCGGCCGGCTTCATCGCCACGACGCTGCGGACCGACGACCTCGAGCGCGCCCTCGAGTACGCCAACGCCTGCGGCGCGCTCGCAGCGGCCCGGAAGGGGGCACGGAGCGCGCCGTCGACCGCGCGCGTCCGGGAGTTCCTCGAGACCCAGTGCTGA
- a CDS encoding HalOD1 output domain-containing protein has product MNKQATGGFDIEDGGFRKRVRYERDENEPPSVAVATAVAQFRGNDVTAATTRLYDYIDPEALDALFADRYDGQGRPGGRIRFEVDGLTVVVRNESVQVYPNA; this is encoded by the coding sequence ATGAACAAGCAAGCTACCGGCGGATTCGACATCGAAGACGGGGGGTTCCGTAAGCGCGTCCGATACGAACGAGACGAGAACGAACCACCGAGCGTCGCCGTCGCCACCGCGGTCGCTCAGTTCCGTGGTAACGACGTGACGGCCGCGACCACGCGGCTGTACGACTACATCGATCCCGAGGCGCTCGACGCCCTGTTCGCCGACAGGTACGACGGACAGGGCCGGCCCGGCGGTCGGATCCGGTTCGAGGTCGACGGGCTCACCGTCGTCGTCCGAAACGAGAGCGTTCAGGTGTACCCGAACGCCTGA
- a CDS encoding nucleoside phosphorylase, with translation MATQPHLLVDDGDVHDIALIPGDPGRVDRIAGHCDDAETIAQNREYKVVNATYGDRELTVCSTGIGCPSAAIAVEELSNVGVETFVRVGTTGALQADVEIGDMVVATGAAKNEGTSKRYEAVEYPAVPDYEVLSALVDAAERHAAQRAAESANGEAVSGDEEVHVGPIASDDAYYAESDDAVADWEAAGLLSVEMEAAAVFSLTRRKGLRAGAICTVDGNLVKGTQKGTDTEDDELPEKAKNNVGRAIDITLEAATRL, from the coding sequence ATGGCAACCCAGCCCCACCTGCTGGTCGACGACGGTGACGTCCACGACATCGCACTCATCCCCGGCGACCCCGGCCGAGTCGATCGGATCGCCGGCCACTGCGACGACGCCGAAACGATCGCTCAGAACCGCGAGTACAAGGTCGTTAACGCCACCTACGGCGATCGGGAGCTGACGGTCTGTTCGACTGGGATCGGCTGTCCCTCCGCGGCCATCGCCGTCGAGGAGCTCTCGAACGTCGGCGTCGAGACGTTCGTCCGCGTCGGCACCACCGGTGCGCTCCAGGCGGACGTCGAGATCGGCGACATGGTCGTCGCGACCGGTGCCGCGAAGAACGAGGGGACCTCGAAGCGCTACGAGGCCGTCGAGTACCCCGCCGTCCCCGACTACGAGGTGCTCTCGGCGCTCGTGGACGCTGCGGAGAGACACGCGGCCCAACGGGCCGCGGAAAGCGCGAACGGCGAAGCCGTGAGCGGCGACGAGGAGGTCCACGTCGGTCCCATCGCGAGCGACGACGCCTACTACGCCGAGAGCGACGACGCCGTCGCCGACTGGGAGGCCGCGGGCTTGCTCTCGGTGGAGATGGAGGCCGCAGCGGTGTTCTCACTGACCCGCCGCAAGGGCCTTCGCGCCGGCGCGATCTGTACCGTCGACGGCAACCTCGTGAAGGGGACCCAGAAGGGGACTGACACCGAGGACGACGAACTCCCCGAGAAGGCGAAGAACAACGTCGGCCGGGCGATCGACATCACGCTCGAGGCCGCGACCCGGCTCTAG
- a CDS encoding YegP family protein, which translates to MADEHTLFELEATHDRAELAALLAELSTALETGRPARLAVDDRTASISFPDRIEVDLEAETTAGSPGETELELELEWAEPAADSSVRVDEGPGVDESAETADATPDAAAAAMPAESTTAGREARASGERTARFEVYRDRAEEWRWRLVHWNGNIVADSGEGYVSRYNATRAARSVSKSAATARIEQVEE; encoded by the coding sequence ATGGCCGACGAGCACACGCTGTTCGAACTCGAGGCGACGCACGACCGAGCGGAACTGGCGGCCCTTCTCGCGGAGCTGTCGACGGCGCTCGAGACCGGCCGTCCCGCCCGTCTCGCCGTCGACGACCGGACTGCGTCGATCTCGTTTCCCGACCGGATCGAGGTCGACCTCGAGGCCGAAACGACCGCGGGCTCGCCGGGGGAGACCGAACTCGAACTCGAACTCGAGTGGGCGGAGCCGGCGGCCGACTCGAGCGTCCGGGTCGACGAGGGGCCCGGCGTCGACGAGTCGGCGGAGACGGCTGACGCGACGCCGGATGCGGCCGCTGCAGCGATGCCGGCCGAGTCGACGACCGCGGGGCGGGAAGCGCGAGCGAGCGGCGAGCGAACGGCGCGGTTCGAGGTGTACCGCGACCGGGCCGAGGAGTGGCGCTGGCGACTCGTTCACTGGAACGGTAACATCGTCGCCGACAGCGGTGAGGGGTACGTCTCGCGGTACAACGCGACGCGGGCCGCCAGGAGCGTTAGCAAGAGCGCAGCCACGGCGCGGATCGAACAGGTCGAGGAGTGA
- a CDS encoding DUF547 domain-containing protein, giving the protein MSTQLDPLSVSADLLYTVKTEGATTELREYLAAFDRPQLTRALSGHAQRLSFWLNCYNAYAQLLLEATPLEGGVLDRWKFFARDRIPIAGVWLSLDDIEHGMLRSSKHPWGMGYLPRPFPSSFERAFRLERADPRIHFALSCGSESCPPIAVYSPQDVEAELDVAIEWYLEENVSYDPLTEVATVPRLFLWYRGDFGGKRGIVDFLERYGAVPEGVTPSLEYDEYDWSADVGDFRG; this is encoded by the coding sequence ATGTCGACGCAACTCGACCCCCTCTCGGTTTCCGCTGATCTCCTCTATACGGTCAAAACGGAGGGTGCTACAACCGAGTTGCGAGAGTACCTTGCAGCGTTCGATCGCCCCCAACTAACGCGGGCGCTGTCGGGGCACGCCCAGCGGCTGTCGTTCTGGCTCAACTGCTACAACGCCTACGCCCAACTGCTCCTCGAGGCGACGCCCCTCGAGGGCGGGGTTCTGGACAGGTGGAAGTTCTTCGCCAGGGATCGGATCCCCATCGCCGGTGTCTGGCTGAGCCTCGACGACATCGAACACGGCATGCTTCGGAGTTCGAAACACCCCTGGGGGATGGGATACCTGCCGCGACCGTTCCCCTCCTCGTTCGAGCGGGCGTTCCGCCTCGAGCGCGCCGACCCCCGGATCCACTTCGCGCTGAGCTGTGGGTCCGAGAGCTGTCCGCCGATCGCAGTCTACAGCCCCCAGGACGTCGAGGCAGAACTCGACGTCGCGATCGAGTGGTACCTAGAGGAGAACGTCTCCTACGATCCGTTGACCGAGGTCGCGACGGTTCCCCGATTGTTCCTCTGGTATCGGGGCGACTTCGGCGGCAAACGCGGTATCGTCGACTTCCTCGAGCGCTACGGGGCCGTTCCCGAGGGAGTCACGCCCTCACTCGAGTACGACGAGTACGACTGGTCGGCCGACGTCGGCGATTTTCGAGGGTGA
- a CDS encoding AI-2E family transporter, translated as MNLSKGYLLVLVGLFAVLSLLLVLPFLQYVLAAVLLAYILFPLHRRLAPRTSPTISAFAMVVLAIAGFLIPFVVVIAVIAEDAVQLLQEFDADAIGLADIESQLEERTGLEVDLASTAADAGQEAGMFVLERTTEIVSTLTHVLIGLGLALFLIYYLLKDGRELMGWIRETTPLPSDVQDDLYGELDEVTRAVLLGHVLIAIIEGVIAGLGLFATGIPNAAFWTFIMIILSLVPLIGAFLVWGPAVVYLFVTGEPVLAVALFVYSAVVVGVADDYLRPIVVDRYAELSPAVIILGVLGGIYAFGIMGLFFGPVVLGAFKAVLSVVDDHYHRLEDGSDAAG; from the coding sequence ATGAATCTCAGCAAAGGGTACCTCCTCGTTCTGGTAGGGCTCTTCGCCGTTCTCTCGCTGTTGCTGGTCCTCCCTTTTCTCCAGTACGTCCTCGCGGCGGTGTTGCTCGCCTACATCCTCTTTCCGCTCCACAGGCGGCTGGCTCCCCGCACCTCGCCGACGATCTCGGCGTTCGCCATGGTGGTGCTGGCGATCGCCGGCTTCCTGATCCCCTTCGTCGTGGTTATCGCCGTTATCGCCGAGGACGCCGTCCAGTTGCTCCAGGAGTTCGACGCCGACGCGATCGGACTCGCCGACATAGAGAGTCAACTCGAGGAGCGCACCGGCCTCGAGGTCGATCTCGCGTCGACGGCCGCCGACGCCGGCCAGGAGGCGGGCATGTTCGTCCTCGAGCGGACGACCGAGATCGTGAGCACGCTCACCCACGTTCTGATCGGCCTCGGACTCGCGCTGTTCCTCATCTACTACCTGCTCAAGGACGGGAGGGAGCTGATGGGGTGGATCAGGGAGACGACGCCGCTTCCGTCGGACGTTCAGGACGACCTGTACGGCGAACTCGACGAGGTGACGCGGGCGGTCCTGCTGGGGCACGTGCTGATCGCGATCATCGAGGGCGTCATCGCGGGGTTGGGACTGTTCGCGACCGGCATCCCGAACGCCGCCTTCTGGACGTTCATCATGATCATCCTGTCGCTGGTGCCGCTGATCGGGGCGTTCCTCGTGTGGGGTCCCGCGGTCGTCTACCTCTTCGTGACCGGCGAACCCGTGCTCGCAGTGGCGCTGTTCGTCTACAGCGCGGTCGTCGTCGGCGTCGCAGACGACTACCTGCGTCCGATCGTCGTCGACCGCTACGCTGAACTCAGTCCCGCAGTGATCATCCTCGGGGTTCTCGGCGGCATCTACGCCTTCGGCATCATGGGGCTGTTCTTCGGTCCCGTCGTCCTCGGTGCGTTCAAGGCCGTCCTCTCGGTCGTCGACGACCATTACCACCGGCTCGAGGACGGCTCGGATGCCGCCGGCTGA
- a CDS encoding tRNA (N(6)-L-threonylcarbamoyladenosine(37)-C(2))-methylthiotransferase → MARYHIETYGCTSNRGESREIERRLRDAGHYRVDGPQEADVAILNTCTVVEKTERNMLRRAEELSEETADLYVTGCMALAQGEEFAAADVDAEVLHWDEVPEAVTNGECPTTTPDARPVLDGVVGILPIARGCMSDCSYCITKHATGKIDSPPVEENVEKARALVHAGAKEIRITGQDTGVYGWEQGERKLPELLERICAIDGEFRVRVGMANPKGVHGIREELARVFAENEKLYDFLHAPVQSGSDDVLGDMRRQHQVSEYLEVIETFDAALEYWTLSTDFIVGFPTETDHDHAQSMALLRETRPEKLNVTRFSKRPGTDAAKMKGLGGTIKKERSREMSELKREIVGQAYAEMVGDVREHCLVVEEGTADSVKCRDSAYRQIIVRNASEHGLEPGEFVDCEVTAHETMYAFGEPV, encoded by the coding sequence ATGGCCCGGTATCACATCGAAACCTACGGCTGTACGTCGAACCGCGGCGAGAGCCGCGAGATCGAGCGACGGCTCCGTGACGCTGGCCACTACCGGGTCGACGGTCCCCAGGAGGCGGACGTGGCGATTCTCAACACCTGCACCGTCGTCGAGAAGACCGAACGGAACATGCTCCGTCGGGCCGAGGAGCTGAGCGAGGAGACCGCGGACCTGTACGTCACCGGCTGTATGGCCCTCGCCCAGGGTGAGGAGTTCGCGGCCGCCGACGTGGACGCCGAGGTGCTCCACTGGGACGAGGTTCCGGAAGCGGTGACGAACGGCGAGTGTCCGACGACGACGCCCGACGCCCGGCCGGTGCTCGACGGCGTCGTCGGCATCCTCCCCATCGCGCGGGGCTGTATGTCCGACTGCTCGTACTGCATCACGAAACACGCCACGGGGAAGATCGACTCCCCGCCGGTCGAAGAAAACGTCGAGAAGGCCCGAGCGCTCGTCCACGCCGGCGCGAAGGAGATCCGCATCACCGGCCAGGACACCGGCGTCTACGGCTGGGAGCAGGGCGAGCGGAAGCTGCCGGAACTGCTCGAGCGCATCTGCGCCATCGACGGCGAGTTCCGCGTGCGGGTTGGGATGGCGAACCCGAAGGGCGTCCACGGCATCCGCGAGGAGCTAGCGCGGGTGTTCGCGGAAAACGAGAAGCTGTACGACTTCCTCCACGCCCCCGTCCAGTCCGGTTCGGACGACGTGCTCGGGGACATGCGCCGCCAGCACCAGGTGAGCGAGTACCTCGAGGTGATCGAAACCTTCGATGCAGCCCTCGAGTACTGGACGCTGTCGACGGACTTCATCGTCGGCTTTCCCACCGAAACCGACCACGACCACGCCCAGTCGATGGCCCTGCTCCGTGAAACGCGCCCGGAGAAGCTCAACGTTACCCGCTTCTCGAAGCGGCCGGGCACCGACGCGGCGAAGATGAAGGGCCTCGGCGGGACGATCAAGAAGGAGCGCTCGCGGGAGATGAGCGAACTCAAGCGCGAGATCGTCGGTCAGGCGTACGCCGAGATGGTCGGCGACGTTCGGGAACACTGTCTGGTAGTCGAGGAGGGAACCGCCGACTCCGTGAAGTGCCGGGACTCGGCCTACCGCCAGATTATCGTCCGGAACGCGAGCGAGCACGGCCTCGAGCCGGGCGAGTTCGTCGATTGCGAGGTCACGGCTCACGAGACGATGTACGCCTTCGGCGAGCCGGTCTGA
- a CDS encoding mechanosensitive ion channel family protein, with the protein MPVTARLEELLVEYAAILESLTVLVVTFVLVYLAGRYLLEPLAQWVMDVRGTDPTLRRGLQQAVAIGVVVLAALIALSVAEFDYLLQRSAIIVAALTVALGFAAQNVVGNVVSGAFIVTDPKYNIGDWIRWDDQEGIIEDISFRTTRVRTFDNEVVMVPNSTLTTTAVTNAVLNDHIRLEVPVEIDYDDDLETAVRVLADVAAAHPDILEEPEPQVFVTDLEGAIRLSARFWIADPSRQSFAKIRSAYARRVLERFDERGIDLGAPATQELRGGLEVIPRTEDGPVR; encoded by the coding sequence ATACTCGAGAGTCTGACGGTTCTCGTCGTCACGTTCGTCCTCGTCTACCTCGCCGGGCGCTACCTCCTCGAGCCGCTCGCACAGTGGGTGATGGACGTCCGGGGCACCGACCCGACGCTCCGGCGCGGACTTCAGCAGGCGGTCGCCATCGGTGTCGTGGTCCTCGCGGCCCTGATCGCGCTGTCGGTGGCCGAGTTCGACTACCTGCTCCAGCGCTCGGCGATCATCGTCGCCGCGCTGACGGTGGCGCTCGGGTTCGCCGCCCAGAACGTCGTCGGAAACGTCGTCAGCGGCGCCTTCATCGTCACCGATCCGAAGTACAACATCGGCGACTGGATCCGGTGGGACGACCAGGAGGGGATCATCGAGGACATCAGCTTTCGGACCACTCGCGTTCGGACCTTCGACAACGAAGTCGTGATGGTCCCTAACTCGACGTTGACCACGACGGCCGTCACGAACGCCGTGTTGAACGACCACATCCGTCTCGAGGTCCCGGTCGAAATCGACTACGACGACGATCTCGAGACTGCCGTCCGCGTACTGGCGGACGTCGCGGCCGCCCATCCCGACATCCTCGAGGAGCCGGAGCCGCAGGTGTTCGTCACGGATCTCGAGGGGGCGATTCGTCTCTCGGCCAGATTCTGGATCGCAGACCCGAGCAGACAGTCGTTCGCGAAAATTCGTTCCGCATACGCCCGCCGGGTTCTCGAGCGATTCGACGAGCGCGGGATCGATCTCGGTGCACCCGCGACACAGGAACTGCGGGGCGGACTCGAGGTAATTCCGCGCACCGAGGACGGTCCGGTGCGGTGA